DNA from Oreochromis aureus strain Israel breed Guangdong unplaced genomic scaffold, ZZ_aureus HiC_scaffold_57, whole genome shotgun sequence:
CCTCGCAGTCCTGGGGTTGTTGATCTGTCTTTCGGTGGCTACCCTCACCTCACTGGGGTTGTTTATCTGGTTTGCCGTGACCCCCCATAACCCTGAGACAGAAAGGAAGAGACTTGCTTTCCTTGAAGGATTTGCCTTGCTCACAGGTTTTAGCCTTGGACCCATACTGGACGATGTCATCGCTGTCGATCCGAATGTCATCGCGACCGCCTTCGTGGGAACCTCGGTGATTTTCATCTGCTTCACTCTCAGCGCCTTGTACGACACACACAGGGGCCACCTGTTTCTCCGTGGCACACTCATGTCCAGCTGTTCTATTCTGTTCCTGGTGTCTCTGACGAATGTGTTCTTCGGATCTACGCTTCTGTTTGAGGCGAACACCTACCTGGGACTGCTCGTCATGTGCAGCTTTGTCCTGTTTGACACTCAGCTCATTATCGAGAAAGCAGAGAACGGGGACAAGGACTACATCTGGCACTGTGTGACCTTGTTTGATGATTTCATTAGCATTTTTAGGAGACTGATGATCATCCTTTACACGAAGTAGAAGGCCAAGAAGACGAAGACGGTCTCTGAACGTATTCTGTGCAAGATAATACCGACCAATGTGTGAAATGAGTGCACGTGTGCTGTTACTTTGCCTGAAAGAACACAAATGCTGTATGGTTTTGTTCATGATTGTTTTATTGTCGCCAAAAAACAAAGACTACAACATTTCATGTGAGTTGTTTGTACGCTTGGAGAATGAGATTATACTAGAGAGCAGGTTAATGCAGAGCGCCACGTCTCGCTTTAGCCGGCGTTCTGAGGACTTTGCGATTCCTC
Protein-coding regions in this window:
- the LOC116320691 gene encoding probable Bax inhibitor 1 → MNAFDHSKTDALFQFSHISHSTQEHLKKVYSSLAICMCLAAVGSYVYIYLVTRLVTVSAASPLAVLGLLICLSVATLTSLGLFIWFAVTPHNPETERKRLAFLEGFALLTGFSLGPILDDVIAVDPNVIATAFVGTSVIFICFTLSALYDTHRGHLFLRGTLMSSCSILFLVSLTNVFFGSTLLFEANTYLGLLVMCSFVLFDTQLIIEKAENGDKDYIWHCVTLFDDFISIFRRLMIILYTK